The Psychrobacter sp. P11G3 genomic interval ACACTGGTTGATAATCCAGCAAAGCTTATCTTTATCCCAATCGTCACTCGTGAGCCTGTTGAAGGTGCATTGTCAGAGCGTCTGCCGAAGCTACTGCTAGAAGGTACGTTACAAGCGCGTGCGGGTATCGCATTAGATATTGATAGTACGCATGTCATGCTATGTGGCAACCCAGACATGGTAGAAGATACTAAAGAGGCATTAAAGACATTGGGACTGATAATGAATCGCCGCGGTGAGGGTAATATTGCCGTAGAGAACTACTGGTAGTTGATGACTTTAATAAAAAAACGCTGCATCTACAAGGTCAATAACCTCTAAGATGCAGCGTTTTTTTATGGGATGAACCATTGTCTTATGGGATAAAGCATTAGCGACTTACTCTTGGCTTGGCTCAGTCGCATCGTCTACAGGGTTAATAGGGCCTTGCATCAATTCAGGATCATCATCATCACCGATGATATCTTCGTTACTGCTGGCCGCCAGTAAATCACGATAGTTGATTTGAGCCTTCAAAATCATTTGCTCTTCTTCTAGCTCGCCATAATTTATCTGTACCTTATGCAAGGTACTCATGATTTTCTTGTTGTTTTTTAACCAACGATGGATATCGAGATAAATCACTTCGTCTTTTGCGCGAGCAATATTAACGTACGACAGAATAAAGCCCAAAGGGTCTTTTTTGAGGACGCTATGATAAAACCAAATCGCCAGTTTGACGCCTTGACGTTTAATGAAAGATTCGCAGCGTAAGTTAAGTATGTCAGTATATGTCTGCTGACCAAATACAAATCGTTGCACATTGCGATCGAGTTGAACATGAATTAGGCTAAAGTTACTTGCTACCTCGGCATAGATGCCGCCTGCATTGACAGTGCAGTACAAACGAAACCAATCATCATGCATCTCGACGCGTAGCTCTAAAATGGCTTTTACATTGTCGGTGACGAATGTTTGTAATGCATCGTTAACGTAAGTCTGTGCCACTGGTAATGACAACTCATCTTCGAACTTGTCCGTCGTCTTATTATAGATATCTTTAACCGATTGGGCGATACGCTCCCAACCACTGCCGAATGACTCGTCAAAACGATAGCCAATACTCTCGAAGAACTCATCAAAATTGTCTGAATTATTCACGTTATCAAAGTCACTCAAACTTATTATCCTTATAGGGCGCGTCATTCAATCGGTGACGTAAAAATGGCTAAACAAACTTTGCAGGCTATCATTAATTTGAACGAAAGCTAATCATCTATAATTTCTGAATATCTACGACCATTAGTAATTTTTATACTGATAGGTAGCAAAAGCGAAAAACTGACCTCTGATACTAGTGCACAGTAAATCTGCACTTATTGTGCTGCTTGATTATCTACTTTGTCTAATTAATACGATGCACAGTTCTGATTGTTGCAAAGTATCATGCTACTAATTCTATTGTGCTAAAGCAGTATATAACAAATACAGTGGCTTCAAAATGAACACATGCGTTTTATAGCAATTCATTTGGTATAGACAGTGTTTCGTCTGCCTTATATATTCTCAAATGCATGTTTTTCAATCAGCGGATAAGGTTACCAATACTTTATGGCAGATGTCAAAATGCCGTCTCAGTGCTTATACTGGCGACATAATTCTATGTCATGTTATGATAGCGCCAGTATAAATCATGCCTATCGTTACAACACTTGTTAAATAGTGCTTTGTACTGATGTGCTCACAAGCTGAGATTCATTGTGGCCTATATAAAAGACTCACAGAGCTATCATTTTTCCGCGCAAGCGCCCAAGCGTGATATAAGTTTGCCTGTTGCTATTGTTATTGCGGTGGCTATTCATGTGCTGATTATTTTCGGGATTAGCTTTTCTATAGGAAAAGACCCAGCTGCTATGATGCAAGATGTGGCAAAGGTACTGACCGACAATATGCAGCGCAATGAAGATGCGCACTTTATTGCCAACTCTTCACAAGAGGGCGGCGGTACAATAGAAGAGCAGCTCAGACAAGAGAACAATCAGTTAAGTGCAATGTCTGCTGAGCAAATGAGTGAGACTCAAGACATCGTTAACTTACAGCGTAAAGTGCGTCAGCAGCGTTATCAAGAGAGTTATCTGCGCACGACGTTAAGTTGGCGTCAGGCTACTGTAGAGTCGGATAATGACAGCGAGCAAGCGCAAGATGATGCGATGGCGCAAGAAGAGCGGCTACGTAAGCAGATTGCAACCTTAGAAGCTCAGCTATCTCAGCGTCAGCAGGTCTATGCGACCAAATCCAAAGTCGTGACGATGGATAGCAACTCGACCACACGGGGTGCGGCAGCAGACTATATCAATACATTCCGCGAGCATGTCGAGCGAGTGGGCAACTTGCATTATCCTGTGCAAGCGCGTGTCCAAGGCATTACGGGTGAAGTACGGCTTATGGTTATCATCAGTAACGACGGCAATATCAAAGCCATTCGACTGCTTGAAAGCTCGAACTCTACGATATTGGATGAAGCGGCCAAGCAGTCGGTACGACAAGCAGCACCCTTTGGTCAGTTCACCGAAGACATGAGCGATATTGTCGAGCTGCGCTTGATACGTACTTACCGCTATAGTGATACAGTCGAAGTAACGTACTAAGTAAGGTTAACGTATTTAAGCACTAAGAAGACCGATGCTAAGAAAAAAGCTACTGAAAATAAAGTTGCTGAAAAAATGTCACCGAAGATACAATTGTTAAGAATAACGCTTAACGCACTATTTTTTATCATTACAGATACCCAAGTTCATAACACACAGCTATAAAATAAAGAGTCAGTATGGAATTTTTAGGTTTTACCGTAGATGTCGCTACCTTAACGAGCAACGCCCTAGAGCTGGTCATCAAAGTCGCTTTAGCAATACTTATATTTATTGTGGGACGTTGGCTTGCCAAAAAGGCAGTTGCTTTTTCTGATCGATTGATGACGCGTAGTCACTTAGATGCGACAGTTGCTAGCTTTTTAAGCCGTCTATTGTATGGCGTGCTACTGGTCGTAGTAATCTTGGCTGCCCTTAGCAAAGTCGGTGTACAGACTACATCTGTCGTCGCAATCTTAGGTGGTGCTGCTGTTGCCGTTGGTTTGTCACTAAAAGACCAGCTGTCAAATTTTGCCGCTGGTATTATGATTGTGACGTTCCGCCCTTTTGTACGCGGTGATTATGTACAGATATTGGGTCACACAGGGACGGTCAGAGAAATCAACCTCATTAATACGCACCTGACCACCACTACCAATCACGATATTATTATTCCGAACGGTGATATCACCACTAGTGCGACTATCAACTATAGCTCACTGCCTAATCGCCGTGTTGATATTACCCTTGGTATTGGTTATGACGCTGACATCAAAACTGCCAAAGATATTATGATCAAACTGGCTACTGATAATCCGTTGTCATTCGCTGATCCAGCGCCTATTGTGCGCGTTACTAACTTGGGCGACAACTCAGTTGATCTGACGCTTAATGTTTGGACTACCAACGATGACTGGTGGAGCATGCAGTGCGACTTACTAGAGCAGTTCAAATACGCTCTTGATGACAACAAAATTGATATTCCATTCCCGCAGCGCAGTGTACATGTTAAAGGGTTGGATATGTTGATGGGCAACAAAGACCAGACACCAGCGCCATTGTCTTCTTTAGACAAAGATAATAATGCCTAGAATGTGAAGCCTGTGAATTAATATAGCTAATCCTCTATAAATTGGATACGGTGTCAGTCTCGCTTAGCCTATTACTTATAGTACTTTTACTTGGCTTTTTTGTATCCACATTACATTGAGTCGTCTATAGTTTAAGCAAAATTAACAATCAGCTATCACGATCATAAATAAGGATTTGGCAGCGCAAGATTTTTTAGAATGGCAATCTCAAACGTTTCCATCTCATCTTGTTCAGCTTGTCCAAGCTCATGATCAAAACCTAGTAGGTGTAGCACGCCATGCACTAACAAATGGCTGATGTGCTGCGCCACTGTTTTGTCCTGTTCAGCCGCTTCACGTACCATCACTTCATGACAGATAATTAGCTCTCCAAGAGGCAATGTTGGCATCAGCTCAATGACGGCCGCAGGTAATTCGCTTGGATAAGACAAAATATTGGTCGCATAGTCCTTGCCGCGTGCTTCTAGATTTAGAGCACGACCTTCGACGTCATCAGTGATATATATATCCAATGTTTTAGACTTTTCCTGCCAAAGCTCAGGATCAATATCTGCAAAATAGGATAAGGTCAGACCATTATTAATACGACCATCTATATAATCTAAAGTCGCCATCATGACTGACAGTAAATGCTCGCGATTATAAAAAGTATCTAATATTTCATCTTCAATACTGTCGGTCGCACTGATATCAAGTGCTGCTAAGCTAGCATGGTTGCTAGCAATCTTGTCATCGAAATTAGTATTGTCAGGTTGGCTCATATTGCTGTCCTTTTTATTATAAATAAATGCGTTTTTAAGGCTGCATCGTCTACGTTGTTTATTTGTCAGTTTTTTATCATAAAAGTAGCTTAATTATTATCTCTCATTGCTAAGTTTTTGACTAATAAATAGAGGCCTATGTATAGAATATATAGAGGCTACTATAGCTAAGTGACTGGTAGGCGACTAGTAGCGAAAAAGTTAAAGTCAATAAACTGTTGGTAAGAAAAAACCGGACTACTTTGAGTAATCCGGTTTTCTGATGCAAGATAAATGCTTATAGCAAATGACTGTAATTCAGTGATTAGCTTGATTATTAAAGATTGGCTGCTGCATTAGCGACGGCTTGTCTACGCTCTTGTTCTTTAATACGTTCAAACTTACGTTTTTCTTCTAACGCCATTTGCTCTTCATCAAATACATCATAGGCTTCAACAATTTGCTGTACCAATTGATGTCGTACCACGTCTTTTGAATCAAACTTTGTGATATGAATCTCTTCGATATCCTTTAGAATATCCATTGCTTGGGCCAAGCCTGATTTGTGTCCACGTGGCAAATCCACCTGAGTAATGTCACCAGTGATGACAGCACGTGAGCCAAAGCCCAAACGGGTCAAAAACATTTTCATCTGTTCAGGCGTGGTATTTTGCGCTTCATCGAGAATAACAAACGAGTTATTCAGAGTACGACCGCGCATATAGGCAAGCGGTGCCACTTCGATAATCTGACGCTCAATCATTTTACCGACTTTCTCAAAGCCTATCATCTCATAGAGTGCGTCATATAGCGGGCGTAAGTACGGATCGATCTTTTGGGTCAAATCACCTGGCAAAAAGCCCAGTTTTTCGCCAGCTTCTACCGCTGGACGCACTAGCAAAATACGCTCAATCTCATTACGCTCAAGCATATCGACGGCACACGCCACCGCTAGATACGTTTTACCTGTACCAGCTGGCCCAATACCAAATGACACGTCAGAGCTAAGGACGTTTTTTACATAGCGCTGTTGGTTGCCGCCACGCGGAACGATGCGACCCTTACGCGTACGTAAACTGATGGGCGTAAACTCGCTAGCCTCATCCAAGTCTTCATCATATTCCATATCATCGTGATCTTGTTCGTCTTCTTCGATGTCTTCATCACGAGAGAGGCTAGATTGGATGATGAGATGCAGCTCTTCTGCACTGATGTCTTTGGTGTTCTGTGCTTCATCTACCATTTTGTAGATAATACGTTCACCGCGTTCGACATTGGTCACATCGCCACTCAGGCAAAAATCGCCTTGGCGCTGCATGATTTTAATATCGAGGCGTTCTTGGATATATTTCATATGATTGTTATATTCGCCAAGCACGGTTTTTAGCTGTGCTGGGGTCAATGATTCAAACTTTATACGGCGGCTCATGGAATCAGTCAAGCGATTATCCTTTTATTGTGTACCCGACGCTATGGTTTGGTTTTAATTGCGTGGCGGGTTGCAGAGATAAAATAGTTAGTGGCGTTACAGTGTTTAGATGATAAAAAGATTATAGATGATAAAAATGACGGCGATATTATTGTTGTTTTTGTGGAAGGTAGTAAATGAAAGTAATGAAAGTAATGAAAGTAATGAAAAGTCTTGCCTTTATTATGGTAGAGAATTTTTAAATTTCAAGCCATACATCAGATAGATAGCGCTGTTTTTGTATGCGGATTGCAACTCTACAGCGATTTTCTATAGATTGATTCGATGTTGCTATCAGTTCTATATAATTCATCGCTACCCATCTTATGATGGCGCTTTAATAAGATTGAAGTTTTTGAGTTTTATGAATATAAACCTCGTTTATGATGAGAGTAAAGAAACGATTTGTCTACGGTTAAGACCACGGCAGAATAGACAATTTGTGGTAATCTATGGGCGATACCATAGTTTGCTACAATCCATCTAATAACAGCAGCGACATGATAAAAATTATAAAATAACGTCAGTGACGAGCGGCTATCTATCATTAGTAAATTGCTTGTCCAAAAAATTATACTAGGAAAATAACGATGCAAGATACTGATTCACATTTATCCAATTCTGACAGCATACCTAAAAAGTTCGACAGCATCTCTAAAAACAAAGAAGCGATAACTGACCAGCAAGTGCTTATCGCAGGTGGTGGTCATGTTGGTTTGTCTTTTGCATTGCTATTGGCCCATCACGGTATTGCGAGCACCTTATTAGAAAAAAACAGCTATCCAACCATCAGTCCAACGGATGACAGTACTCGCAGCCATTATTTAGACAGTCGCAATACAGCATTATCGCGGCGCACGGTACAGATATATCAAGAGATTGGACTGTGGGATGAGTTACAAAGCCATGCCTGCCGTATCGACACTGTACAGATTAGTGAGCAAGGCAGTTTTGGGCGCGCGCAGCTGAATAAAGCAGAGGAAAAGGTCGAGTCATTTGGGCAAGTCATCGAAAACGCTTGGCTGGGTCGTAAACTTTTATTAGCCGCACAGCAAGCGCCATTGATTACCTTGATAGATAATGCCAATGTGACAACTGTCCAGCAGCAGGCCGATAGTGTGATACTTAGCTTTAATTACAACGATGAAGCCGAAAACGAGCAGCAGCTACGAGCTAGCGTATTAGTCGCTTGTGATGGGCGCGACTCTACAGTACGCCAATTACTAGATATTGGTACAACTACGTATGACTATCAGCAAACGGCCATCGTCGGCGTAGTAGAGACAGATACGCCACACGAGCATGCAGCGATTGAGCGTTTTAGTCCAGCTGGCCCGCTTGCCGTGCTCCCACTGACTGACCCAGAGGGCGATGGCAACGATGAGTATCAACTAGGTTACAGGCGCTCTGTGGTATGGGTATGCCCAACAGGTGAAGAAACCAGATATCTGGAAGACGACGCCCATTTCTTGCAGACGTTACAACAAGCTTTCGGTCAACGCGCTGGCAAGTTCACCGCTGCTGGTCGCCGCGGCGCCTATCCATTGACCCGCGTACTAGCGAATAAACAAGTAGAAGGGCGCTGCGTCATTATGGGCAATGCCGCTCATACCTTACACCCTGTCGCTGGTCAAGGCTTTAATCTCTGTATGCGAGATGCACATGTGCTGGCACAAATGCTAAATGCACAAGTACTCAAAGGCGCAGATATTGGTGATGCACAGCTATTAAAACGTTATGAAAAAGCACGTCAAACTGACCAGAAGCGAGTGATTCGTTTTTGTGATGCGGTAGTACATGGCTTCACGCATCCTAACCCAGCGATTAAGCTGGCGCGAAATATGGCGCTATTGGCCTTTGATAAATTGCCAAATATCAAGCCATTAGTCGCCACTTATGCGATGGGTCTAAAATCATAGCGCTATAGCTAATCCTCTTTAAAAGAGTGACAGCGTTAACCTCGCTTGAAGTATTGCCTATACATCTGCACTCGGTTGCCTTGCCTCTCTTTTAAACTGAATCAACTATATGTAATTAAGATTGATAATCATCATTCTAATATTGAGCAATATTGAGAGACACCTTATGAAAAACAACCATACGCTGATTATCGGTAGCGGTATCGTTGGGGCAACGCTTGCTCTAAAGCTGGCACAGGAAAAAATGCCAGTGACGTTGATCGATGCCCGTCCTGAGCGTGATGAGTCAGCTTGGCAACATGTACTCAGCAAACGTGATGCACGTGTCTATGCACTCAGTATGGCTAGTATTAATTTGCTTAAGGATATTGGCGCTTGGCAACATATTGCCGTCTCTAAGCGCAAAGCAGATTACTCGCAAATGCAGGTATGGCAGCTAAATGGTATGGGTGAGTTATTATTTGGCGAAAGTGAAGATAGCAGCGCCGAGGATAGTAGTAGTAAAACTCATGAATCTACGTTATTAGGTAGTATGGTAGAGCCTGCTGTTATCGAGTACGCATTATGGCAACGCTTGCACGAAGCTGATTTCAGTGACTATCTGACTCTCATCGCTGGTCACAAAGTTGTCAATATGGACTGGCTGGGTGCGCAGCAAGGCTACCGTGTAACTCTAGACAATGGCGAAGCGATTGATACACGTCTATTAGTTGGTGCTGATGGGCGCGGTTCATTTGTCCGTCAGCAAGCAGGGATTGGCGTAGATACACTTGACTATAATCAAACCGCGATTTGCTGTGCGATTCAGACTGAGAGACCGCATCAGGCAACGGCACGTCAAGCTATGTTACCGACGGGTACACTGGCACTATTGCCATTAGCAGATATAACCGATGTTGATAAGGCAAGCCCGCAGCATTGGCAGTCGATCGTATGGACATTGCCGCGCAATCAGGCATTAGCATTGATAGAGGAAGAAGACCGTTTTATTGCTGATAAGTTAGCAGCTGCCAGCAATTACGAGCTGGGAGCGATTAATCAGATTGAGTCTATCGCTAGTTTTCCATTAGCGGCACAGCAAGCGAAAAGCTACGTCGCTGATAACTTGGTACTTATTGGCGATGCAGCTCATGGCGTACATCCGCTGGCGGGTCAAGGGTTGAACCTCGGTATGCTGGACGTGCAAGTATTATGTGAGCAGCTAAAGCATGACTTTACCCGTAGTGGCGGTACGCTTTGGGGAAGTAATCAAACGCTACGTCATTATGAGCGTTCGCGCCGTCCGCATAATAGCCTAATGATGCATAGCTTTTCTGCGCTTAATTGGCTATTTGCAGGGTCGCTTGCCCAATTGCGTCCTGTGCAGCAAATTCGTAATGAAGGCATGTACCGCGTCGGTAAAATAAAGCCATTGATGCGTTTATTTGCGAAGCAGGCGAGTGGGGTGTAGGAGCTACCCAAGCGTCGAAAAGAACACCATCAGCACTGGTGAGACAATATTGATCAAAAACCCAAAGCTAATCGCTAGTGGCACGACTTTTAGACCACCTGACTGTTGAATGATAGGCAAGGTAAAGTCTAAGCTGGTCGCGCCGCCAAGCCCAACCGCGGCAGAAGGGTATTTGCGCATAAATACCGGAATAAAGATTAATGCAAAGAACTCACGTACCAAGTCATTAAACAACGCGACACTGCCCCAAACCGCGCCATAAGCATCGGTCATGACAATTGCTGACAGCGAGTACCAACCAAACCCTGACGATAGTGCTAAGCCTTTCGTCCATGACACATCCGTAAATAGTAGCGCGAAAATAAGCCCGCCTGCCAATACCGCTAGCGTAAAGATGACACTCATTTCTACGCCGCGTTTATTGAGTAATACTTCTTTTAAGGTGATGCCCGAGCCTTTTAAGCCTATACCAACCAGTAAAATTAAAATCATCAGCATGACGGTCATAGAGTTTTCAGGCGGCATATAATCAGCAGGCAAGAAATAGCCAATCACCATCCCAATCACCACACAAACCACTTGCGCCAAGCTACCTCGAATGCTCACCCGATGCTCTTTAGATTTTACACTTGGTTTTTTGGCATGCCATGGACGCAGATGGTCAAACAGCATAAGCGCAAACAATCCTGAACCAATCGTCAGTATTGATAATACAGTGACATACAGCGCAATTTCACCCAGCTGATTACCCAGGCCTTCTACCTGAGACAGCTCAATACCGATCAACGCTAGGATGATAAATACTAGATATGATAGACCTTTGTCGGCCAATTTTGTCATAGTAGGGTTAGACGGAATGGCAAAGCCAATAAACATTGGCATTAATACCAGAACAAGGGTGACTAGGCTTTCCATGATAAAGGGCTCGCAGCATTTTTAATAAGGCGTTTTTAAGAAGCTGAAGATTGTACCATATAAGGTTAACAGTATTGATATGAGCCACTGAGATTCATTGCAAATCATTGGTCGTTGTTGACTAAAATGGAAAAAACTGGACGCTTATAATGATGATAATAAATATCTTTTTCGAAATGTTTGAACGTTTTTGAGTGCTTTGTAATTCTTTACCTTACAAACTTTTGTTGCTACATTAAAGTACTGAAAATATTTGGCTAGACCCATGTCGCTATATCAGCTCAAAACTCAGTTTCAAAATCAACTACGCCCGATAAGTAATGCGCTGGTTGAGCAAAATATTACTGCTAATCAAGTGACAGTATCCGCTGTTTTATTAAGTATCGGTACTGCCTATATCATTGCCAAACCAACGGCTGAACAGCAGCGGCTGTGGCTTTTATTACCATCATCATTGTTTGTACGTATGGCACTCAATGCCATCGATGGCATGATGGCGCGTGAGCATGGGCAGGCATCAACGCTAGGAGCAATGTTAAACGAGGTAGGTGATATGGTTGCCGATACGGCGCTATTAGCGAGCCTGACCCCTCATATTCTGACCCATTATATCAATGATAAAGAGCGGCAGACGTTAATAGCCAATTTGCCAACGAACATATTAACTTCTCAACATCATATCATTGCTCTGATCGCCCTTAGTATTGGCACCGAGCTGTTAGGCGTTACTAGTAATACCATGTTAGGTGTTCGTGCTAATCAAGGGCCTTTGGGCAAAAGCGATCGTGCCTTCTTATTAGGTATGCTT includes:
- a CDS encoding UbiH/UbiF/VisC/COQ6 family ubiquinone biosynthesis hydroxylase, giving the protein MQDTDSHLSNSDSIPKKFDSISKNKEAITDQQVLIAGGGHVGLSFALLLAHHGIASTLLEKNSYPTISPTDDSTRSHYLDSRNTALSRRTVQIYQEIGLWDELQSHACRIDTVQISEQGSFGRAQLNKAEEKVESFGQVIENAWLGRKLLLAAQQAPLITLIDNANVTTVQQQADSVILSFNYNDEAENEQQLRASVLVACDGRDSTVRQLLDIGTTTYDYQQTAIVGVVETDTPHEHAAIERFSPAGPLAVLPLTDPEGDGNDEYQLGYRRSVVWVCPTGEETRYLEDDAHFLQTLQQAFGQRAGKFTAAGRRGAYPLTRVLANKQVEGRCVIMGNAAHTLHPVAGQGFNLCMRDAHVLAQMLNAQVLKGADIGDAQLLKRYEKARQTDQKRVIRFCDAVVHGFTHPNPAIKLARNMALLAFDKLPNIKPLVATYAMGLKS
- a CDS encoding FAD-dependent monooxygenase, whose protein sequence is MKNNHTLIIGSGIVGATLALKLAQEKMPVTLIDARPERDESAWQHVLSKRDARVYALSMASINLLKDIGAWQHIAVSKRKADYSQMQVWQLNGMGELLFGESEDSSAEDSSSKTHESTLLGSMVEPAVIEYALWQRLHEADFSDYLTLIAGHKVVNMDWLGAQQGYRVTLDNGEAIDTRLLVGADGRGSFVRQQAGIGVDTLDYNQTAICCAIQTERPHQATARQAMLPTGTLALLPLADITDVDKASPQHWQSIVWTLPRNQALALIEEEDRFIADKLAAASNYELGAINQIESIASFPLAAQQAKSYVADNLVLIGDAAHGVHPLAGQGLNLGMLDVQVLCEQLKHDFTRSGGTLWGSNQTLRHYERSRRPHNSLMMHSFSALNWLFAGSLAQLRPVQQIRNEGMYRVGKIKPLMRLFAKQASGV
- a CDS encoding PhoH family protein, with product MTDSMSRRIKFESLTPAQLKTVLGEYNNHMKYIQERLDIKIMQRQGDFCLSGDVTNVERGERIIYKMVDEAQNTKDISAEELHLIIQSSLSRDEDIEEDEQDHDDMEYDEDLDEASEFTPISLRTRKGRIVPRGGNQQRYVKNVLSSDVSFGIGPAGTGKTYLAVACAVDMLERNEIERILLVRPAVEAGEKLGFLPGDLTQKIDPYLRPLYDALYEMIGFEKVGKMIERQIIEVAPLAYMRGRTLNNSFVILDEAQNTTPEQMKMFLTRLGFGSRAVITGDITQVDLPRGHKSGLAQAMDILKDIEEIHITKFDSKDVVRHQLVQQIVEAYDVFDEEQMALEEKRKFERIKEQERRQAVANAAANL
- the ybeY gene encoding rRNA maturation RNase YbeY, yielding MSQPDNTNFDDKIASNHASLAALDISATDSIEDEILDTFYNREHLLSVMMATLDYIDGRINNGLTLSYFADIDPELWQEKSKTLDIYITDDVEGRALNLEARGKDYATNILSYPSELPAAVIELMPTLPLGELIICHEVMVREAAEQDKTVAQHISHLLVHGVLHLLGFDHELGQAEQDEMETFEIAILKNLALPNPYL
- a CDS encoding mechanosensitive ion channel family protein, which codes for MEFLGFTVDVATLTSNALELVIKVALAILIFIVGRWLAKKAVAFSDRLMTRSHLDATVASFLSRLLYGVLLVVVILAALSKVGVQTTSVVAILGGAAVAVGLSLKDQLSNFAAGIMIVTFRPFVRGDYVQILGHTGTVREINLINTHLTTTTNHDIIIPNGDITTSATINYSSLPNRRVDITLGIGYDADIKTAKDIMIKLATDNPLSFADPAPIVRVTNLGDNSVDLTLNVWTTNDDWWSMQCDLLEQFKYALDDNKIDIPFPQRSVHVKGLDMLMGNKDQTPAPLSSLDKDNNA
- a CDS encoding lysine exporter LysO family protein, with translation MESLVTLVLVLMPMFIGFAIPSNPTMTKLADKGLSYLVFIILALIGIELSQVEGLGNQLGEIALYVTVLSILTIGSGLFALMLFDHLRPWHAKKPSVKSKEHRVSIRGSLAQVVCVVIGMVIGYFLPADYMPPENSMTVMLMILILLVGIGLKGSGITLKEVLLNKRGVEMSVIFTLAVLAGGLIFALLFTDVSWTKGLALSSGFGWYSLSAIVMTDAYGAVWGSVALFNDLVREFFALIFIPVFMRKYPSAAVGLGGATSLDFTLPIIQQSGGLKVVPLAISFGFLINIVSPVLMVFFSTLG
- a CDS encoding TonB family protein, translating into MAYIKDSQSYHFSAQAPKRDISLPVAIVIAVAIHVLIIFGISFSIGKDPAAMMQDVAKVLTDNMQRNEDAHFIANSSQEGGGTIEEQLRQENNQLSAMSAEQMSETQDIVNLQRKVRQQRYQESYLRTTLSWRQATVESDNDSEQAQDDAMAQEERLRKQIATLEAQLSQRQQVYATKSKVVTMDSNSTTRGAAADYINTFREHVERVGNLHYPVQARVQGITGEVRLMVIISNDGNIKAIRLLESSNSTILDEAAKQSVRQAAPFGQFTEDMSDIVELRLIRTYRYSDTVEVTY